The following coding sequences lie in one Drosophila sulfurigaster albostrigata strain 15112-1811.04 chromosome 2R, ASM2355843v2, whole genome shotgun sequence genomic window:
- the LOC133839310 gene encoding uncharacterized protein LOC133839310 isoform X1 — MSLSLVIIIMFISSVIETAPLNRTDIKNELIEILSKSNLSRPEFQVAENKDPQETISLNSLEGETDVAEIPSKSNLRRFEDSLVDDLQVAEAKPIKQELSTKKADRANDDKSHKARSDDYLTPGPVFGNKDHIELTLPLPRYETDKMGNWVHNPWAVSFGDLFRDTRYNIGGEFTVYRMRIDSRPHINYYKEMGPLSTVCIGRSTPYNIPPVTGWLFPYFYTKIRDRKIMMELRKTIFKDGRAIECHSSKYPEFRSYIDCALLRNMRLEFLIPEYPKHQLIPDQYTEIV; from the exons atgtcgCTAAGTTTggtcattattattatgtttatatcGAGT GTTATTGAAACAGCTCCATTGAACAGAACAGATATAAAAAACGAACTTATCGAGATCTTAAGCAAATCGAACTTGTCTAGACCGGAGTTTCAAGTTGCTGAAAACAAAGATCCACAGGAAACGATATCATTGAATAGTCTTGAGGGTGAAACTGACGTTGCCGAAATCCCAAGCAAATCGAACCTGCGTAGATTTGAGGATTCACTCGTCGATGACCTGCAAGTTGCTGAAGCAAAACCCATTAAACAGGAATTAAGTACCAAAAAAGCAGACCGAGCGAATGACGATAAATCACACAAAGCGc GCAGTGATGACTACTTAACGCCAGGTCCAGTGTTCGGGAATAAAG ATCACATAGAGTTGACCCTTCCACTACCGAGGTATGAAACAGATAAAATGGGCAACTGGGTTCACAATCCGTGGGCCGTTAGTTTTGGCGATCTGTTTCGAGATACTCGTTACAATATTGGTGGTGAATTTACGGTATATCGAATGAGAATTGATTCGAGACCACATATAAACTATTACAAAGAAAT GGGCCCCTTGAGCACTGTTTGCATCGGAAGATCGACACCTTATAATATACCACCGGTAACAGGTTGGCTCTTTCCATATTTCTATACAAAAATTCGAGATCGAAAAATTATGATGGAGCTGCGTAAAACGATATTTAAAGACGGACGGGCCATTGAGTGCCATTCTAGTAAATATCCAGAATTTAGGAGCTATATTGACTGTGCACTGCTACGTAACATGCGATTGGAGTTTTTGATTCCCGAGTATCCCAAACACCAACTTATACCTGACCAATACACAGAAATTGTCTGA
- the LOC133839310 gene encoding uncharacterized protein LOC133839310 isoform X2, giving the protein MSLSLVIFIMFISSVIETAPLNRTDIKNELIEILSKSNLSRPEFQVAENKDPQETISLNSLEGETDVAEIPSKSNLRRFEDSLVDDLQVAEAKPIKQELSTKKADRANDDKSHKARSDDYLTPGPVFGNKDHIELTLPLPRYETDKMGNWVHNPWAVSFGDLFRDTRYNIGGEFTVYRMRIDSRPHINYYKEMGPLSTVCIGRSTPYNIPPVTGWLFPYFYTKIRDRKIMMELRKTIFKDGRAIECHSSKYPEFRSYIDCALLRNMRLEFLIPEYPKHQLIPDQYTEIV; this is encoded by the exons atgtcgCTAAGTTTggtaatttttattatgtttatatcGAGC GTTATTGAAACAGCTCCATTGAACAGAACAGATATAAAAAACGAACTTATCGAGATCTTAAGCAAATCGAACTTGTCTAGACCGGAGTTTCAAGTTGCTGAAAACAAAGATCCACAGGAAACGATATCATTGAATAGTCTTGAGGGTGAAACTGACGTTGCCGAAATCCCAAGCAAATCGAACCTGCGTAGATTTGAGGATTCACTCGTCGATGACCTGCAAGTTGCTGAAGCAAAACCCATTAAACAGGAATTAAGTACCAAAAAAGCAGACCGAGCGAATGACGATAAATCACACAAAGCGc GCAGTGATGACTACTTAACGCCAGGTCCAGTGTTCGGGAATAAAG ATCACATAGAGTTGACCCTTCCACTACCGAGGTATGAAACAGATAAAATGGGCAACTGGGTTCACAATCCGTGGGCCGTTAGTTTTGGCGATCTGTTTCGAGATACTCGTTACAATATTGGTGGTGAATTTACGGTATATCGAATGAGAATTGATTCGAGACCACATATAAACTATTACAAAGAAAT GGGCCCCTTGAGCACTGTTTGCATCGGAAGATCGACACCTTATAATATACCACCGGTAACAGGTTGGCTCTTTCCATATTTCTATACAAAAATTCGAGATCGAAAAATTATGATGGAGCTGCGTAAAACGATATTTAAAGACGGACGGGCCATTGAGTGCCATTCTAGTAAATATCCAGAATTTAGGAGCTATATTGACTGTGCACTGCTACGTAACATGCGATTGGAGTTTTTGATTCCCGAGTATCCCAAACACCAACTTATACCTGACCAATACACAGAAATTGTCTGA
- the LOC133839536 gene encoding uncharacterized protein LOC133839536, whose product MPNICILGQSERLWNFEIITASVTSSDESKVNGSIHVNRISFSETVVSANVYWNCDADDDSTANFVLLYIRNGLNTSIQVNRISFSESVASARVNWNCDTDEKSTAKMLLWHCRNGRESDYTLTPYQIPNQSLKTFVDTYYHDMLYLNVANCSNLPPYVDLSDLKKEYIHI is encoded by the exons ATGCCAAATATATGCATCTTGGGTCAGTCAGAGAGATTGtggaattttgaaataattactGCTTCTGTGACGTCCTCCGATGAAAGCAAAGTGAATGGGTCCATACATGTCAATCGGATCTCATTTAGTGAAACGGTCGTTTCGGCAAACGTTTATTGGAACTGCGACGCCGATGACGATTCCACG GCGAATTTCGTTCTGTTGTATATTCGCAATGGCC tgaaTACGTCCATACAAGTCAATCGGATCTCATTCAGTGAATCAGTCGCTTCGGCACGTGTCAATTGGAATTGTGATACCGATGAAAAGAGCACA GCGAAAATGCTTCTATGGCATTGTCGAAATGGCCGTGAGAGCGACTATACTCTGACTCcctaccaaataccaaatcaAAGCTTAAAGACTTTTGTGGATACCTATTACCATGACATGCTCTACTTGAATGTGGCAAACTGCTCAAATTTGCCGCCATATGTGGATCTATCAGATTTAAAGAAagagtatatacatatttga
- the LOC133838681 gene encoding attacin-A-like: protein MESHSTTISGEANIFSNKQAEMNATAMHTHTRNLDQFGGGLNINSSRGHAASVGVNHIPKYNMTTMNAAGKVNLMSSPSGNLNLDATANASRHMSGPFRGKSDFGTGLNLNYKF from the coding sequence ATGGAAAGTCATTCAACCACAATCAGCGGCGAGGCGAATATTTTCTCTAACAAGCAAGCAGAGATGAATGCAACTGCTATGCACACTCATACCCGAAATCTCGACCAATTCGGAGGTGGGTTGAATATTAACTCTAGCCGCGGCCATGCTGCATCTGTGGGAGTCAATCATATACCGAAGTACAATATGACAACCATGAATGCAGCTGGCAAGGTCAATCTGATGTCGTCGCCCAGCGGCAACCTCAATTTGGATGCCACAGCAAATGCATCGCGACACATGAGCGGACCATTCCGAGGCAAATCGGACTTTGGAACTGgacttaatttgaattataaattttaa
- the LOC133837976 gene encoding attacin-A-like — translation MESHSTTISGEANIFSNKQAEMNATAMHTHTRNLDQFGGGLNINSSRGHAASVGVNHIPKYNMTTMNAAGKANLMSSPNGNLNLDATANASRHMSGPFRGKSDFGTGLNLNYKF, via the coding sequence ATGGAAAGTCATTCAACCACAATCAGCGGCGAGGCGAATATTTTCTCTAACAAGCAAGCAGAGATGAATGCAACTGCTATGCACACTCATACCCGAAATCTCGACCAATTCGGAGGTGGGTTGAATATTAACTCTAGCCGCGGCCATGCTGCATCTGTGGGAGTCAATCATATACCGAAGTACAATATGACAACCATGAATGCAGCTGGCAAGGCCAATCTGATGTCATCGCCCAACGGCAACCTCAATTTGGATGCCACAGCAAATGCATCGCGACACATGAGTGGACCATTCCGAGGCAAATCGGACTTTGGAACAGGACTTAActtgaattataaattttaa
- the LOC133839311 gene encoding uncharacterized protein LOC133839311 — protein MPNICILCSPAKRSYDLEILSADLTSSDEEKVNTSIQVNRISFSESVASARVNWNCDTDEKSTAKMLLWHCRNGRESDYTLTPYQIPNQKFDTFLDTYYHDLGPLSTVCIGRSTPYNIPQVTRWLFPYFYTKIRDRTIMMELRKTIFKDGRAIECHSSKYPEFRSYIDCALLRNMRLEFLILEYPKHQLIPDQYTEIN, from the exons aTGCCAAATATCTGCATATTGTGTTCACCAGCAAAGAGATCATATGATCTTGAAATACTTAGTGCAGACTTGACATCATCCGATGAGGAAAAAGTGAATACGTCCATACAAGTCAATCGGATCTCATTCAGTGAATCAGTCGCTTCGGCACGTGTCAATTGGAATTGTGATACCGATGAAAAGAGCACA GCGAAAATGCTTCTATGGCATTGTCGAAATGGCCGTGAGAGCGATTATACTTTGACTCcttaccaaataccaaatcaAAAATTTGACACTTTTTTGGATACCTATTACCATGACCT GGGCCCCTTGAGCACTGTTTGCATCGGAAGATCGACACcttataatataccacagGTAACACGTTGGCTCTTTCCATATTTCTATACAAAAATTCGAGATCGAACAATTATGATGGAGCTGCGCAAAACGATATTTAAAGACGGACGGGCCATTGAGTGCCATTCTAGTAAATATCCAGAATTTAGGAGCTATATTGACTGTGCACTGCTACGTAACATGCGATTGGAGTTTTTGATTCTCGAGTATCCCAAACACCAACTTATACCTGACCAATACACAGAAATTAACTGA
- the LOC133839099 gene encoding attacin-A-like, whose amino-acid sequence MESHSTTISAQANIFSNKQAEMNATAMHTHTRNLDQFGGGLNINSSRGHAASVGVNHIPKYNMTTMNAAGKANLMSSPSGNLNLDATANASRHMSGPFRGKSDFGTGLNLNYKF is encoded by the coding sequence ATGGAAAGTCATTCAACCACAATCAGCGCCCAGGCGAATATTTTCTCCAACAAGCAAGCAGAGATGAATGCAACTGCTATGCACACTCATACCCGAAATCTCGACCAATTCGGAGGTGGGTTGAATATTAACTCTAGCCGCGGCCATGCTGCATCTGTGGGAGTCAATCATATACCGAAGTACAATATGACAACCATGAATGCAGCTGGCAAGGCCAATCTGATGTCGTCGCCCAGCGGCAACCTCAATTTGGATGCCACAGCAAATGCATCGCGACACATGAGCGGACCATTCCGAGGCAAGTCGGACTTTGGAACAGgactcaatttaaattataaattttaa
- the LOC133839097 gene encoding uncharacterized protein LOC133839097, producing MMSSSIVWAFLLMPNICILGQSERSWNFEVISASVTSSDESKVNASIHLNRISFSETVVSANAYWNCDADDDSTANVVILHSRSGRESDYSKTPYQIPNQSLKTFLDTYYHDMLYSNVANCSNLPPYFDVPPVKMRYILNECPLTGDGFPYIMPLGYYKFRLEIKAEGTLTISFIVKLTSKSMG from the exons ATGATGTCGTCTTCGATTGTGTGGGCATTTTTGCTAATGCCAAATATATGCATCTTGGGTCAGTCAGAGAGATCGTGGAATTTTGAAGTAATTAGTGCTTCTGTGACGTCCTCCGATGAAAGCAAAGTTAATGCGTCCATACATCTTAATCGGATCTCATTTAGTGAAACGGTCGTTTCGGCAAACGCTTATTGGAACTGCGACGCCGATGACGATTCCACG GCGAATGTCGTTATTTTGCATAGTCGCAGTGGCCGTGAAAGTGACTACAGTAAAACTCcctaccaaataccaaatcaAAGCTTAAAGACTTTTTTGGATACCTATTACCATGACATGCTCTACTCAAATGTGGCAAACTGCTCAAATTTACCGCCATATTTCGATGTACCACCAGTGAAGATGAgatacattttgaatgaatgTCCTTTGACTGGCGACGGTTTTCCTTATATTATGCCTTTGGGATACTACAAATTTCGCCTGGAGATTAAAGCCGAAGGAACGCTGACAATTTCCTTTATTGTTAAGCTGACGTCGAAATCAATGGGATAA
- the LOC133837977 gene encoding uncharacterized protein LOC133837977 produces the protein MNFGLISYGILLYFLCFSARNDALRNWDFEFLYIEATSSNEDLINASLKLEHAEIGKNSASGFIDWKFDADEHTMFQLRFLWSQSGRDNDYKDNIYQVPMMTFYEFLDKYYMKVIYADWGSCSNFPNIGDKFVPPWNKTTYIFSKCDPQGVNYPDILPRGYHKLVCKIIGQAELVMQLIMKLTPRKNMLV, from the exons ATGAATTTTGGATTGATTTCCTATggaatacttttgtatttcttgTGTTTTAGTGCTAGAAACGATGCCTTG CGCAATTGGGATTTCGAATTTTTGTACATCGAAGCAACGAGTTCAAATGAGGACCTAATCAATGCCAGCTTAAAACTAGAACACGCAGAAATTGGTAAGAATTCAGCGTCAGGTTTCATCGATTGGAAATTCGATGCTGATGAACATACTATG TTTCAATTGCGATTTCTTTGGAGTCAGAGCGGCAGAGATAATGACTATAAGGACAACATTTATCAAGTACCGATGATGACTTTTTATGAGTTTCTTGATAAATATTACATGAAAGTTATCTATGCGGATTGGGGCAGTTGTTCGAATTTTCCAAATATCGGGGACAAATTTGTTCCACCCTGGAAcaaaactacatacatattttctaaatGTGATCCACAGGGCGTGAACTATCCAGATATATTACCTAGAGGCTATCATAAATTAGTGTGCAAAATAATTGGGCAAGCTGAACTTGTCATGCAGCTTATTATGAAATTGACACCCCGAAAAAATATGCTTGTTTAA
- the LOC133839312 gene encoding attacin-A-like → MDCHSSADPKTGAAFAKCGVIKGDEQTNAKAGVFAMTNGGPVTKGVYAGVNANGHSLSVQHGHTQGFGSSTTTSAQANIFSNKQAEMNATAMHTHTRNLDQFGGGLNINSSRGHAASVGVNHIPKYNMTTMNAAGKANLMSSPNGNLNLDATANASRHMSGPFRGKSDFGTGLNLNYKF, encoded by the exons ATGGACTGTCATTCAAGCGCCGACCCGAAGACAGGAGCTGCATTCGCCAAATGCGGCGTGATAAAAGGTGATGAGCAGACAAATGCTAAGGCTGGAGTTTTCGCTATGACCAATGGAGGACCCGTCACTAAAGGTGTCTATGCAGGAGTAAATGC CAATGGCCACAGTTTGTCGGTACAACACGGACATACCCAAGGATTTGGCAGTTCCACCACAACCAGCGCCCAGGCGAATATTTTCTCCAACAAGCAAGCAGAGATGAATGCAACTGCTATGCACACTCATACCCGAAATCTCGACCAATTCGGAGGTGGGTTGAATATTAACTCTAGCCGCGGCCATGCTGCATCTGTGGGAGTCAATCATATACCGAAGTACAATATGACAACCATGAATGCAGCTGGCAAGGCCAATCTGATGTCGTCGCCCAACGGCAACCTCAATTTGGATGCCACAGCAAATGCATCGCGACACATGAGCGGACCATTCCGAGGCAAGTCGGACTTTGGAACAGgactcaatttaaattataaattttaa
- the LOC133838883 gene encoding splicing factor 1 — MWQLRQRRLPNFITGLIKRHLIVSGAASSQPSECSVQIETLMRIVAKMSTLMLLLLMLLSAICCADLQQDEQEELQPEHYDGRSFFFLGTLFRRWRDRWLAFHNPAPLYAGAAFPINGYYNCPPFGCNPAGIGPQPGYYPPYYGSSLQQQQQQQQAQGNSNVYIYQTDQNSASSSASSMPPYGSAFLGPARQPTPLLPPSPSSPQAPPFPPLHPLPPRPIPLPPATLPPQVSASSSSGSGGGGSSFGFGAVPLPVPLSVAGCCALG, encoded by the exons ATGTGGCAGCTGAGGCAACGGCGACTCCCAAACTTCATTACAGGCCTCATTAAGCGGCATCTCATAGTGAGTGGAGCAGCTTCATCCCAGCCAAGTGAATGTTCAGTTCAGATAGAGACTTTAATGCGGATAGTTGCCAAAATGTCTACACTC atgcttttgctgttgatgctgctctCGGCCATTTGCTGTGCGGACTTGCAACAGGATGAGCAGGAGGAACTGCAACCAGAACACTACGATGGACGTTCGTTCTTCTTTCTGGGCACTTTGTTTCGTCGCTGGCGGGATCGTTGGCTTGCTTTCCACAATCCTGCGCCGCTTTACGCTGGCGCCGCATTTCCCATCAATGGTTACTACAATTGTCCACCCTTTGGCTGCAATCCTGCTGGCATTGGACCTCAGCCTGGTTACTATCCACCCTACTACGGATCatcactgcagcagcaacaacaacagcaacaggcgcAGGGCAACAGCAATGTGTACATCTATCAGACGGATCAGAATAGTGCGAGTTCATCAGCTAGCAGCATGCCGCCTTATGGCTCTGCTTTCCTTGGTCCAGCGCGACAGCCAACGCCTTTGCTGCCGCCTTCCCCCTCTTCACCACAGGCACCACCGTTTCCTCCTCTACATCCGCTTCCCCCGCGGCCCATTCCTTTGCCACCGGCCACGTTGCCGCCTCAAGTaagcgccagcagcagcagcggcagcggcggcggaggcagcagctttggctttggagCTGTTCCTCTGCCTGTTCCGCTTTCCGTGGCTGGCTGCTGTGCCCTGGGCTAA